GGTTGGTGACAAGGCCCCGGAGGCAACCCTTATTGATAACAGCCTTACCCCGGTAAAGCTCTCATCTTACATGGGAAAGGTTCTGGTAATTTCCGCCGTTCCCTCCATTGACACATCTGTATGCGATATAGAGACAAGGAGGTTCAATAAAGAGGCAGAGGGGCTTGGTAAAGATGTTGTTATCCTCACGATAAGCATGGATCTACCATTTGCCCAGAAGAGATGGTGCGGGGCAGCGGGTATAGAGAGTGTTATCACACTCTCCGACCACAGGGATGCATCCTTTGGGATCGCTTACGGGATGCTGATCAAGGAGCTTCGCCTCCTGGCAAGAACTGTATTTGTCATAGACAGGCAGGGTGTGGTGAGATACATCCAGGCAGTAAAAGAGCTGTCAAAAGAGCCTGACTATGAAGAGATCATTAAAGAGGTAAAAAACCTGGTTTAGTTTGTAAACATTATAGAAGGAGGAAAGATGATGGTAAAAAAACTGGAGATATACAAGTGTGAGGTGTGCGGAAATATTGTTGAGGTTGTTACTGCCGGCGGCGGTGAGCTGGTATGCTGCGGAAAACCCATGAAGCTTATTACAGAAAATACGGTTGATGCCGCAAAGGAGAAACATGTACCTGTGATAGAAAAGATCAGTGGCGGTTATAAGGTTAGCGTAGGGAGTGTAGCTCATCCCATGGAAGAAAAGCATTACATCGAGTGGATAGAGATCATAGCTGGCGGCAAGGCATACAGGCAGTTCCTCAACCCTGGAGATACACCGGAGGCAACATTTATGACAGAAGCCAAAGAGATTACTGCCAGGGAATACTGTAACCTGCACGGCCTGTGGAAGGCATGATTGAAAAATATTGAACTTAAACCGGTTTAAACATAATATGTTTTAAACACTTAATACAAGGAGGAACAATTAAATGGATAAATATGAATGTACTGTATGCGGCTATGTGTATGATCCCAAAGAGGGTGACCCTGATAACGGCATTAAAGCAGGGACATCGTTCGATGACCTGCCTGATGATTGGACCTGCCCTGTATGCGGTGCGTCAAAAGATCAGTTTGAAAAGCTCTAAAAGCCTTTTGTTGTAATCATCCACAGCCATAGAGGATTAAAGGCTGTGGATGATATCCCCATAAAAAGGATTTTCCATGAAGCCTGTCGAAGTAGCAAAGGATATAGACCGGGCAGGGGCCTCTGGTTCCTATGGGTGGAGAGGAGAGGCGGTAAAAAAGAGATGCCCTGATTGCAATTTTTGTCAGATGTGCAGCGAGACAAAGTGCAGGCTGTGCAGAAACGCAAATATCGCCGGCTTAAACACCTTACCCCGGGCAGGGTTTACCTTATTCGAGTATGAGGAGTGGCAGAAAAAAAGGGGACTGAAAAATCTACCGGTTATTGATATCAAAGGTGAGGATGACTGATTCAGTACCTGCGGCTATAAATACAAACCCAATATCAAGAAGTCACAACTCAAGGAGTTAAACTATGAAAAATTGGAAGAGACTGTCATCATCTGTTTTTCTTTTCATTCCTTTTTTATGCTGTACCTGCATTTTTTCACAGGAGATAAAGATCAGCGATGAGACCCAGACCTGCCTTGACTGTCATACGGGTCTTCACCCCGGCATCGTTGAGGAGTGGGGAAAAAGCAGTCATGCCCTCACATCCCCCTCTGCTGCCCTTAAAAAACAGGGTGTGGATAAGCTTGTTTCATCAGAGAAAATTCCTGAAACACTCCTTAACAATACAGTAGGATGCGCTGAGTGTCACACGATAAACCCCGAAACACATAAAGACAGTTTTGACCATGCGGATTTCAGCGTACACCCGGTTGTTACCCCAAAGGACTGTTCTGTATGCCACAGCACCGAGGCAATGCAGTATGAGAAAAATATTATGTCCCATGCCTATGGAAACCTCATGAATAACCCGGTATACAGAGACCTGGCAAGCTCCATAAACGGGATTCAGACCTTTGACAAGATGTCATTATCAATAGAGCCTCCTGATGACCTGACAAATGCCGATTCATGTCTTTCATGTCACGGCACCATGCTCAAGGTATCAGGAACAAAAACGAGGGAGACAGATCTTGGGGAAATGGATTTTCCAGCTATTGAGGGGTGGCCTAACCAGGGTGTAGGGAGGATAAACCCTGACGGTTCAAAGGGTTCATGCGCATCATGCCATGGAAGACACGCCTTCAGCATAGAGACCGCCAGAAAGCCGGATACCTGCTCCCGCTGCCATAAAGGGCCTGACGTGCCGGCCTATCCTGTGTACAAGGTAAGCAAGCACGGCAATATCTATAGCTCAAAAGAAAAGAGCTGGGACTTCAAGGCTGTGCCCTGGACAATAGGAAAGGACTTCTCTGCCCCGACATGCGCAACCTGCCATGCAAGTCTTCTGACCGACACTGAGGGTAATGTGGTTGCAGAAAGGAGCCATCAGATGAATGACAGGCTCTATAAAAGGATTTTCGGGCTCATATATGCCCACCCTCACCCCGTTTCACC
The nucleotide sequence above comes from Desulfatiglans sp.. Encoded proteins:
- the tpx gene encoding thiol peroxidase — translated: MAERSGIITMHGNPLTLLGSEVKVGDKAPEATLIDNSLTPVKLSSYMGKVLVISAVPSIDTSVCDIETRRFNKEAEGLGKDVVILTISMDLPFAQKRWCGAAGIESVITLSDHRDASFGIAYGMLIKELRLLARTVFVIDRQGVVRYIQAVKELSKEPDYEEIIKEVKNLV
- a CDS encoding desulfoferrodoxin, which translates into the protein MVKKLEIYKCEVCGNIVEVVTAGGGELVCCGKPMKLITENTVDAAKEKHVPVIEKISGGYKVSVGSVAHPMEEKHYIEWIEIIAGGKAYRQFLNPGDTPEATFMTEAKEITAREYCNLHGLWKA
- a CDS encoding rubredoxin yields the protein MDKYECTVCGYVYDPKEGDPDNGIKAGTSFDDLPDDWTCPVCGASKDQFEKL
- a CDS encoding hydroxylamine oxidase; translated protein: MKNWKRLSSSVFLFIPFLCCTCIFSQEIKISDETQTCLDCHTGLHPGIVEEWGKSSHALTSPSAALKKQGVDKLVSSEKIPETLLNNTVGCAECHTINPETHKDSFDHADFSVHPVVTPKDCSVCHSTEAMQYEKNIMSHAYGNLMNNPVYRDLASSINGIQTFDKMSLSIEPPDDLTNADSCLSCHGTMLKVSGTKTRETDLGEMDFPAIEGWPNQGVGRINPDGSKGSCASCHGRHAFSIETARKPDTCSRCHKGPDVPAYPVYKVSKHGNIYSSKEKSWDFKAVPWTIGKDFSAPTCATCHASLLTDTEGNVVAERSHQMNDRLYKRIFGLIYAHPHPVSPDTTLIKNKAGLPLPTELTGEPAEGFLIDQAEQDKRKRTMQKICLSCHSTGWVDGHFDRLENTIQTTNRMTLTATEVLLEAWAKGAANGLDKKDSIFNEGIEKKWIEQWLFYANSTRFASAMSGADYGAFDNGRYYLSKNIQDMIEWFKLRVKDKDKK